TACAAGAAAAGAGAGACAATGGCAGATACAACCCCAGATTCATTTGGATTCCTTTAAAAGGACCATAATCCGAGCACGCTCACAAGGAAAAATCAAGCGCATACAATAAAGAaccattttgttctttttttgagcATCAATACATACAGAACTACATGTCGTCCATATCTCAGTCTCAAATATACACGAACACACATCTTCTGAAGTTCTACTAGGAGGCAAGTACATGTACATATAACTATGATAAGTGAGCATAGACAATCCTAGAAAACTAGAAAACACCAGGCAAAACTCAATGCTAGTCATCCGCTTCAGTAGATAGCATCCAGGAGAGGTACTCAGGCCCCTGACGCAAAATTGAATCTGACTCATTGGGCGGAACAACCCTCTTCCGCGTAAGAGATTCTATAGGCGGAACCTTCCTTTTTTGCCCGCCCCTCGGCCTAGACCGGAACAGTTCATCCGACTCCTCAAAATCCCCCTGAAACCACACCATACAACGGAATATCAAATCCCACTCTAAATGACATGAACAGAGAAATAAGGGGGAATTCCAAATCGATGCGCAGGTTCCTTCAGATTGGAGAAAGAAGCTTACATGTGTATAAACATGGCACCCAGATTTCTCATGGTTATCTCTGACATGCTTAAAAGGGAATCTCATACCACACCCAGGAATGGTGCAAGCAAAAGGCCTGAGGGCAAGGTGCACAGCTTTCACATGCTGTTGGAGATTCGATCTCTGAAAACAAAATACCGACAGAATGAAAATCCACTGTAGGAAAATTGGAGAATATTTTAGTTTACAGATCCCTTCATGAAACAAATGAATCGATTCAATCATTGAATATCATATCACATATATGCATTTATCAGTGACATCATGTATTGGTCTCGAATCATTTGTCTACTATTTGACCAAATTAGAAGTAGAGAAAATAGAGAGGATATGTTTGCAGCAACTTACAGATGAAAATGTGTGCAAACAACCCTTGAAATCACATTTGATTCTATCTGAACTTCCTACTGGTTCATGAATACGAAGGTGCCGCTTGATGTTCTTCTTTAGTTGCTTGGTCCCACATATCTCACAAGTAATATGCTGGTGGCAGGACTGAAGATGGGCCCTAAGGCATTGCTCATTACTGAATGATTTCAAACAGCCTGGTTCTGTACAAAATGCCTCCACAGAATCCAACTTAACTGCAATAAAAAGGTCAACATCAGAACTCCACAGAAGCCAAGTTCAACAAGGGAGAATAGCAATAAACATACAAAGACCGAGTCACCAAAAAAtaactctaaaaaataaataacagcGTTAAAAACAACAGTACCTCTATACAGCAATAACTGTAAATCTTTACCacatttaaataaataaacaagagCACATGCAGTGTCAACAAACACAAACTGAATTTGGAAGATAATTCATGAGAAAAACAACTTGCCATGAGAAGCTTCATGCTTTTGCAACCTTGATGGATATTTAAACACTTTTCCACAACCAGGTTCTGGGCAGACACACTGCTTCCGAGTACCATCATCACCGCTGGAACTAGATTCTTCATCATGAATTTCCTTCACATGTCTGCTAACATTGCCTTTAACGGAAAATCTACTCCTACAGTTCTTGATGGGGCATTCAAAAAGTTTCCCTTGATGCTGAAGAAGATGACGTGTCAAATGGTCTTTCCTTCTATAGCTGGAATGACAGTCATCTACTGGACAAGCAAACGGCCTCTGTACCACAGTTCACACCCTTTAAGCAATTGATTTGGCTAAACTTCATGGATATAGCAACACAATACCGTCcgacaaataaaaaattctcaaaCCTCAAAAAGGAACAAGGCGTGATTGAGGCTCACTTGATGGAGCTTCACAGGAGGTCCCCCTGCCTGGTACTAATCCATTCAAGGTAGATATGGCTGCCTCTAGCATTTTGGAGTTCTTCATGTGGGATCCAATGCTTCACGCGATAACAACAATGTGATTTTATCACATTATTTCAATCACTAATAAAAAGTACAAAACctgcaaaattatttttctttcaataaGAAGTAACACCAACCCAACAGAGTAGAAAACATGAAATAGTAAACTAAAAAGCTGTAAAGATAACTGCCCAACACCTAAACAAATGTTTGCACAATAAACTGATATAGGGTGCAAATAGCagataataatcaaaattaaaaccaaaaaatgacTAATACCTCAAGAGAATGGCCTAGCATGTGTTGCCTTAAATAAGCAGGCTTCTGGAAACTAGCACCGCATTCTTCACATGTATTCGACTTCGGCCCCTCACTTTCGCTTTCTTCATCAGAGTTTCCTTGTGTCATTTCATCCTAATTGAACGAAAAttaaagcaaataaaaaaacaaactataaGAGCTTGTCTTCAACATTCTCAACAGTCACATACAGACATACTCACTAATAAATCAGACAAACAACAATAAAGTTGAATCGGGTGGCAAAATATTTCCAGAATCAATATCAAGAATCTGAAAAAGAGCATCAAAGTACGAGGATTTGGGCAAAATTAATTAACCCAATACAGGGCTGGAAACGAGCCGACCTGAGCTTTGACGTTCAAGCCAGCTCGTTCAAAACTAGTCTAGTAGTAAGCTCGAGCCCGAGTCAAAAGCCCAAATAATCGAGCTCGAGCACACCTCACTTATTATCGACTTGTTcaagctcggttcatttactaCATGCCTCTATATAAGAGCCGAGCCTCTACAAACGAGCCAAACTTTTATAATCAAACCAAGTTACAGCTAACTCGAGCTctactcgtttactaaacgtgcctaaaactcgagcttgagccCATAACAAGCCGAGCCACGAGCTGCTTGCGAACAGGTCCGTAAATAAATCGTCGGCAGCCCTAAGTTTTCAGGCTACATATCAGTTGCTTCACATCCTACAACCTCGAAAACGAAACCCACATAAATACAGAAGTAACACAACGATATTGAAcccaaaaactgtttttttaatgACAAATGACTAAAGTTGAATAGGAAATCAAGTGACGTGTGGTAAATCAAATCATGAGACAAGTGAAGAGATAGATGTTGATGAAACCTGGTGGTGGGAGAGGAGGTGAGAGGCGATGAGGGACTTCTTGGAGCGACAGATCCCACAGTATTCGCAGTAGTATCGCCTTATGTCTCTGAATATCGGCTCTCTTCTCAAGCCTGCCTCCATCCccattgaagagagagagagagagagagagaggggcggcCAAAGTGGGAGAAATGAaacaaattagggtttcggCGTTTGGCGATGTCTACTAAAAATTCCCAAACGAGTTGGGCAGATGGATGGGCCGGAAAAGTTGCTGGGCCAGGTCCGGGTCGAATTTTCATTCGACTACTTGGAGTCTTGGACTAAATAAATGTTTGTTAAACGCATTTGGTATTATTTAGTAgttgctctctctttttttcataattttatatatatatatatatatatatatatatatatatatatatattacatcgTTCATctcagcaaagaaaatttaaaaaaattattaatgtagaccaaagttgaaaaaaagttGGACGATAAAATCACGACTCCTTTaactatctttttatcatttccTAAACCTTTGAcccaaatttaattaaaaataaagattaaaaaaatcaaaaatacttggtcaaaaatacccaaaaatttaGGGCAAAGAGGGCTTGTTAATTATGAATAATAAACCTGTCCGTTATAATAAAGGGATATAGGGCACGTAAAGGAATAAAGCTATTTGAGCTTGAATTCCCGTTCAACTTGTTAAAAAGTTTACTTCAGATCGTTTTGTACTTGGACACTTGTGAACACTAATTGCTCTGCCCATTCAACTAATGATGTTTAAAATTTCTAATTACTCGTGGTCCGCTATATAAATGTTTATTTAAGATCGACTCGCCTTGGTTGAGTGTGACTATATTTGTACAatttgttaaaattttaaaccaAACTTGAATAACCCAttgctcggctcgtttatcagCACAAGGAGCTGAAAACACTCGATGGCAGTTAACAAAGCATTGCATATAGGTGCGGCTTGCCTTCCTGGAAATGAAAACAGATGACACATGGTTTGTCTAATTAAGgaatcttttctttctttagcCCCCTTTTTTGGGTACAATAAGAACTTAAATAATACATATAGAAAGAGTTCGTGATGAATGCATCTTGAAAGTatacaaactctctctctctctctctctctctctctctctctctctctctctctctctctctctctctctctctctctctctcctcttattaagaaaaaatgaaaagtaatATCATATGTACTAAATTACAGAAAAATGAACAGCAGCtagttctctctctaaaatgtcATCACCTTTCTTCTGAGTTGAACTTGTTCCAAGCAGCCTGAAAGTTATGAGAGCCAATAAAGTCAATTATGGATGCAAATGTCTGTTGGTACTCCGCATAATTATATACCAGCGTAAACCTTGAgcctgtgtttggatcttgaatttgcaGTTTTTGGACAAAGAGAAAAGAATCAGAACAGATACTACCATGCAATGTTCCCTCTACAAATCGCTTCAGAAGTTCAAGATTCAAACACGACCTAAAGGAACAACCTATGACCAAAACTCTGACCAATAATATCTTCCATCTTGTTTTGGGTTTTCCCCGAAGCCCCAGACATCCTAATGGCTTCTTTTTGTCGAAGAAGTTATGCCTATCTTTCGAGAGaggctatgatgctcccaagtggtatgggagcatcatactcccaatgaattataTGCAatacttaccattcactaaggcaacacttaccattgtataaggcagaacttaccacacttgtgtggtaagttctgccttatacaatggtaagtgttgccttagtgaatggtaagtatTGCCTGTTCTGTGGTAAGTAATCCTCCGTTTTTTAGGTCAAAACCGcctcatttttaacaaaaccaccctattcttagtttttggttttgatctaagggctgtgatttatctattttcaatccaaggGCTGTAATttattgggagtatgatgctcccataccacttgggagcatcacagAAGTTTTGCTATATCTCCACATTGAAACTTTTGTTAAACACCACTTCTTATGCTCTTACCAAAATGGTTTTTGAATACGCACAGATACTAAAAATCATAAATCCTACGGTGGAGACcgttttcctttcttcttttaatttctttcgaACAGTTAATTCCTATAGGAGGTCATGAACGCTATTACGTGCAAACTTGAGGCAACTAGGGACCAAGAACGTAAGAGTAAATCTACACGGTGCTATAAAGCGGTCAAGATGCAATATTTGCAAGAGAATAGATACAGAGACTGCCATCCGCCATATTTGATCATGAGACCATGTACACACCTTTAGAAGATCAAAAACCTTCTCACATATGTACTTCTGCTGAATGGttgcacccctttgctgcaacTTATCAGGATGAACATGAAGAGTGGCTCTCCTGTAAGCTTTCTTTACCGCACTAGTTGTTACAATTTCTGTAAGGGAAACAGATTGCCAGCCGCTATTGGGCCCAAGGACCTGCAGACAAGGAAATACAGTTAACACCACTCCAATAATACGTCAACTCATTTCTTTGAAGATGAATTTCCATAATTATATTCAGTGCATAAATTTAAGCGTAAAATGAAGGTAGACAAAAGGTACAGCAAAATACTGACTCACTCTAGAAACCTAAGTAGGGAACGTACACAATACAGCAAAAGAATCCTGTTTAGATAGAAATATAGCCCTCACTTTCATAAAGTAGCACACAATTTGCTCTTCATTTAAGCCCTTATATCAAGGCACTTTATTTCATGAATGTGACATTAAGCACTTGTAGAGGGTAGTATTCTACAATCTTATACTGAAGTTTTATAGTCCCCTTTGGTAGGGCAATAGGCATTCCCAGGTAAGGCAGCTAATTATTGTCCTGCGTTCAGTATGGCTATAGAATCTCTTTCTAAAGGTGATTTGAACATTGAGAACAATGCAAAGCAACAAATTCTTCTGTAAagacgataaaaaaaatagtcagAAAATAGAGGACAATACGTAGTTACGTACATATTGTAGAGTAGAAAGCAGTGCCCGCAAATTCCCTTCCTTTCCACTTGACCATCTCTTAACTTCAGCATCCAGAGTTTCTGCAAATCTCTGCAATCACAAATAGATAAAGGACACTAAGAATATGCATGCATTTTTTGCTAACTTCAGAATCTCCAGAAAAAGTAAAGTAGAATAGATAAGTACATTTCTCTCAGCTTGCTCTTTCTGAGCAAGAAGATCACGCCTATTCTTTTCCGCGAGAGCTTTTGCCTGGAAAAGATAAGGGAAAAGCATGAAGCATTTGTATGACAGGTCACAAACTTGTTCGAAACATGAACAGACATAACATTCATACCGCTCGTTCCATGCTTCTTTGGTTTCTCTCTAACCTTGCCTTACACCTCTCAGCTGATTCACCAACACTTTCATCCAATTTCTGTGTGTCCTGCAGAAAATGCAATCATTATCCATCGCAGGCAACTAAGAGCGTCTCCAATAGTTTAAGCCATTTCATGACTTGCTACAGTgctatttcttccattttcggCAAAGCTACTCAAGTGGTATCATAGCCATTTTTCCATGTAGCACGTCGCAAACATGAGATGGCAAATTTGGCTTCCGAAATAGCAAAAAGTCATTTTAGCTTGTAAATTGGCACGCCACTAGAGTAGATAATTTGGCAACACTCGCGTTGGCAAAGAGATTAGAGAAATGGCTTTCTATTGGACATGCTCTGAAGGTTTTCTTCTGTGCATGCACaagaatattaaaaaataaacaagcaaAAGCGATACTcacagaagaagaagagctcTGCCTCATTCCACTCTCTCTGAAAGCACCAGAAACCTTCTCAGCGATACATCTCTCTGCCTGTTCTTTCACTCCAGAGGTAGCCTTCTGTGATAATGCTTTCTCTAGGGCCCGCTCCCTAGCCTCTGCAGTTGCTCTCTCTACTGCAGCGCGTTCTGATCTAAGTTTAGCTTCCATGGAAGCTTTCTCAGCTGATGACTTAGTTGCTGCAGATGCCTTCTCAGCCTTTTCTCTGGCCTCAGCCATTACTCTTTTTCGCACTTCAGCAGTTGCTTTTTCCACGGCAGTCCTTTCTGCCCTTTCTCTGGCTTCAGCAAATGCCCTCTCGCGAGCTTCACGGATTGCTCTTTCAACAGCCATTCtatccttttctctctccctttccctcTTGTTCGCCTCATCCACTTTCCTGAGGTATTCTTTTTTCACTTCTTTTCGTTCAACTTCTTTGGTTTCCTTCTCTTCAACTGTATGGGTTTTAGCAAGATTATCCACATTCTTATCTGTAATTGGGTTTGTCTTGATATCTTCATCTATTCTTATTGTTTTCTCTTCCCCTCTGTATATACTAGGTGGTTGAGATGTTTCTGTTTTCCTCCCTGTTTCAAACCATTGTTTCCTGACTCTTCTCTCATGAGCTGTGTCTAAATTACTTTTGGTAACTTCATCAATAATTGGGTCTGTCTTGATATCTTCATCCATTCCTGTTGTTTTGTCCTCCCCCTCGAATACACTCGGTGGTTGAGATGGTTCCCTTTTCTTCCCCGTTTCAAACCATTGTTTTCTGACTCTTCTCACATAAGCTGTATCAAAAGTACTCTTGACTTCTTCTGGATCAAAGACTAGTTTTTCATCAACTTCTTTCTCATCTTCTACTGATGAATCACACGCCAATATCTTAATACCACTTCGCAAACTGGAGTTTAACTCAGATTCCTTTTCATTCTGGTCTGTTTGTTTAGCTCCATAACTCATGTCAGTTAAGCCAATATTTTCTGGACTGTGATTGAAAAGAAGAGCCTCAGAGCAGTCTTTTGTCTTGTTTTCGATCTCAATGTGTTCAGCGGCATCTCCAACAAGGCCACCTGAATTACAGCTCTCTTTTTCCCCCACCTCATATGCCATTTCAGTTGCTTCCAAAACATTTTCATCCAATGCGATTTCCCCAGAAGATTCGGTGACATCTGACATTCTGTCATTATCTTCAAAAGACAAATCATAATCATCTTTTATATCTCTATGGACCTCTTCACTCTCACCTACTGCCGACTTACAGTCATTAACAGGTGCATCAAAATTCATCGTCTCCTCAACAGCCTCCTGATAAACTTCCATCGTCTCATTACCTTCAGTCTCTCTCTGTATGCTTTCAGTGTCTTCATTTTCATCAACCAATATGTCCATTCCCCCCAAATCACTGTCATCTTCTTGTTTCTCCTCACATTCTTCTCCATCATTACAGGCATCAATAGTTGCATCAAGATTCATTGTCTCCTCAACAGCCTCCTTATAAACTTCCATCGTCTCATTACCTTCAGTCTCTCTCTGTATGCTTTCAGtgtcttcatcttcatcaaccAATATGTCATTGAAACTCTTGTTGCTGATGTCCAGATCACGAGACTTGTCCGAACTCCTCTCATTGTCATTTCCTTCATGGGCATCATGTTGTTTCTTCTCAATGCTTTCCGCCTCAAAGGCCTCTTCATAACCTCCCCACAAACCAGATGCTTCTAGTCCTTCatcaaatttgttttgttcACAACTCTTTCTTAGCCCATGTCCACTTTCTTCCTCGTGAATATCGTTCAAcaatttcttattttgttccTCGTCCAAAACGTCTTTTAgtttcttctcattttccatGCACCCCTGGGCTTCATCCTGTCCCTCCTCATTATTATTCACCTTCACCCCCTGCGAGTCAAACTCCTCATTCTCCTTGAGGCCCAAAAACTCTTCCAACTGTATCTCATTTTGTTCCTCTTCGAAAATGTCTTCCagtttcctctcattttccatGCATCTCAGGGGTTCATCAAGTCCCACCTCATTATTATTCGCCTTCACCCCTTGGGGCTCGGACTCAAACTCCTCATCCTCCTTGAGGTCCATAAACTCTTCCAACAACTTCTCATTTTGTTCCTCTCCCAAAATGTCTTCATATTTCCTCTCATTTCCCATGCACGCCTGGGCTTCATCAAGTCCCTCATTAGTATTCGCCTTCACCCCTTGGGACTGAAACTCCTCATTCTCCTCAACATCCAAAAACTCTTCCAACAACTTCTCATTTTGTTCCTCTCCAATAATTTCTTCTagtttcctttcattttccatgCACTCCTGGGCTTCATCAAGTCCCTCCTCATTATTATCTGCAGTCACCCCCTGGGACTCAAAGTCCTCATTCTCCTTGAGATCAAAAAACTCTTCCAACTTCTCATCTTGAACCTCCACAAAAATGTCTTCTAGATTCTTCTCATTTTCCATGCACTCCCGACCTTCGTCAAGTCCCTCCTCATCATCACTTTCCCTGTCCCCCATGGACTGAAACTCCTCATTCTCCTTTGGCTCCAAAAACTCCTCGAATTCATTCTCACATTTTTCCGGCGCCTTGGAAGCTTTTTCCTCTTCCCCTGTTTCTTCATCTACCCGGGCAACTCCTGGTTTATCATTGTCCTCCTGCTCCTGAACCTCTTGAACAGCATCTAACCTATCACCATGCTGGTCCAAAACTCGCGTCTCTTTAATTGTATTTAATTTGACTTCTAAATCCTCCAGCTCCCGAGCTTCTTCATCCACTTTCTTGCCACTTCCATCCAGCTGCTCCAagatttctttctctgtttcCATCTCCTTCCTCCAGCATTCATGTGTATCTACAGCTTCAATAATGCTGTTTCTGCTGCCTGCATGCTCACAAGACAAAGGTGCAGTTCTGCACTCACCTCTGGTTGCCATTCCCGAAATCTGTCTCACTGCTCCACAAGCTTCGGCCGATACAAATTTGTTTCCATTTGTATCTCGTGCAACCTCCTTAATAAGGGAGATCTCCTCTACCTGTTTGCTGTCAGGAGCTACTTTGCCACTTCTCCGTGCTTTCTCCCTTTCTGACTTGGAGAAAACTTGAAAGACAATGTCATCATATTCACTCATTTCCTTAGCATTCTTCTCTCTAAATCTGGTTTCTCCAACGGCAAATTTATCATCCCTTCTGTTATTGGTATCTAAGCCATCCTTGGAACTTGGCTTTGAAAACCTTTGAGTACTATCCTTCTTCCGTTCCATAAATTCTTTAGCAATTCTTATACTAGCTTGTGCCGTCTCAAGTGCTTTTCTCAAAGCGGCTGCAGATGCAGCTGCGGCTGAATTTACATCTAACTCCTCATCCGAAAATGATGGTGAACAGTAACCAGGACCAGCTTGGGAAGCATCACTTTTAGGACCCTTGGAGTTTAAATCAATTGACCTCGTTGGCACACTCTTATTACTGGTTAAGTTAGCAGACACACCTGAAGGTGATGACATCTTAGAGGAATGTGTATTGGGTTCATTAGCACCAAATGACTTATCTACTGAAGACGAATACAACTCATACTTACTCGATTGACTTTCAAATATTCCAGTAGCATCAGAAGAATGTGAATATGCAGCATTCGAATAAATTTTTGTCGGAGatgtcacatcaacttttgtcGGGGGTCCATATTtatctccttctttcttctgGACAGGAGGATTTTCCTCAATGAAACAAGTAAATCCAGGAACAGCACGGAGTTGAGTTATACGTGTTGTCCCATTTTTCCCATTGTTGCTTTTTTGGCTGCTTTTATGATAAGACATATTAAACTGCTTCAGACCCGCAAATGACTGATTAGGAGCTTCATTTTGGAAAGCTTCATCCCTATAACGATCTAATTGATCCGTCCCATCAGAATGAGATACTTTTTTGGCAGGAGCCCTGCACAAACAACAATAACGAAATTCAACAACCCAGATTCCATGTGCTATTCAATGAGGGAGAAAAACTTCATAGCGCAGTGACAAAACCACAATAAGCAAAATCAAGTGCTACGTATCacaaatggggaaaaaaaaagtgtcatcAGAAAAAATCCAGAGAGGTCTCAATTCCTCCCAATTTCCAAGTTGGTGGTATTTTTGAACAAGCTACACCGACGACAACACGACCAAATTAATAAAGAGAAGGAAAGTTCAATACACAAGAAAGTCACAGGAATCACAATTTAAATCAAGTGAATCATAACGGGCCAGATAGGAGGATCCACTCTGCATTTGTCCCTCCCCCCTTTCTCCCTGCTATCTTGGGATTATTAAGACAAAGGCTACATTCACTTAACAAGATATTGGTGCAGGAAAATTGTTCCTAAGAAACTTTTAGTGAAGTGAAGTATTCCCTTCATGCATTCAATTGAAACTAATGCCAGTTAAAGGTTGAAAAGCACTCGTTAACTTATCAGAAAGTTTTGTGGAAAAGTTGCAAAGCAGTAGTTTAATTGTGTGAGAAACTAGTGCAAGAACAAGAACTTTTTGCAGGTTTAAGGGAAAACTAATCCTAGTGGAAAAGTTAAAGATGTGGATCCCACAACTTTCTCGCCAACTGAACATGTAAAATAGCCGGGAAAGTTAAACGTTCATGTACtttcctttcatttcctttcctAGCAACTGGAAAAGGCCTAACTATTTTTTCCAGTAATTTAACTAAGGGTCGAATCTCGCACCAGATTCAAACCTCCAATCAGATTTTCCAAGGTAAAAGTACCACTGCAGCAAAAACTACTTTCTCGAATCCTTCCCTCACCCAGCTCTTTGTCGGCATCTCACAGTAAAGCCAAATCCGCACTCCTTTGTCAGTTTTTAATTTCTCACTTTAGCAACAAACAAGCAATAATTCCAAATCCATGTCAGTTATCTCCGGCTAGTGGTCCTTAAATCGGATAATGAAGCACTAACTATCGATAAATTCCTGCATGGCTTCTTTAAACGTTCCCATTTCCGGTTTCCAACCACCACGTGGGCAACGTTTAGGATTCGTAAGCAATTTTTGTGCAATCTAGACGCCGAATCTTAggcaattttttcctttcaactCAACTCAACTAATAAGCAGCATTATATATGCTGACTTGAGCACATAAGTCTTGTCTACCGAATCCACCTGCACAAACTAACTAATTATACCTTGTGGATTCATCTATGGAAAAACCGCATCAACCATCCAAAGTAACTACTTATTGAAATTTGAGGGAAATCTAATCCCAGTGGGATTTTAAAGATGTGGGTCCCGCAACTGTCCCGGAACTTATGAAATCACAAGGAAAGTTAAATGTTCCCGTACTTTCCTTTCCTAGCAACTGAATGGGGCCTAACTATTTCTTCCAGTAATTTGACTAGGGGCAGAATCTCGCACCAGATTCAAACCTCCAATCAGATTTTCCAAGCGCAGTAAAAGTGCCACTGCAGCAAAAACTACAACCTCCCTCCACCAGCCCTTTGTCGGCATCCCACAGCAATGCCAAATCCGCACTCCTTTGtcagtttttaaattttcactTTGGCAACAACAAAGCAGTAATTCCGAATCCAAGTCAGTTATCTCCGGTTAGTGGTCCTTAAATCAGATCATAAAATACTATCTATCAACAAATTCCTGCATGGCTTCTTTAAACCTTCCCATTTCCGGTTATCAACCACCACGTGGGTAATGTTTGGGATCCGAAAGCAATTTTTGTGCAATCTAGACTCCGAATCTTAGGTAATTCATTCCTTTCAACGCAACTAATGACAGTCTTGTCTAACAAATCCAGCTGCGCAAACTAACTAATTataccttattgattcatctaTGGTAAAACTGCAAGTAACTAATTATTGAAATTTTAGA
The sequence above is drawn from the Rhododendron vialii isolate Sample 1 chromosome 6a, ASM3025357v1 genome and encodes:
- the LOC131331006 gene encoding auxilin-like protein 1 isoform X2 — its product is MESLSRQLHRKKLPSANSTGSAAGYDARNGYDGVFAGGRGAQRFGGAQPRHASRIEDYGEIFGGSRGSSIPILDVSALGEARVSASKLDYSAIFEGFRDGGDLGASYEEMFAKPNGARNFSAGARAPAKKVSHSDGTDQLDRYRDEAFQNEAPNQSFAGLKQFNMSYHKSSQKSNNGKNGTTRITQLRAVPGFTCFIEENPPVQKKEGDKYGPPTKVDVTSPTKIYSNAAYSHSSDATGIFESQSSKYELYSSSVDKSFGANEPNTHSSKMSSPSGVSANLTSNKSVPTRSIDLNSKGPKSDASQAGPGYCSPSFSDEELDVNSAAAASAAALRKALETAQASIRIAKEFMERKKDSTQRFSKPSSKDGLDTNNRRDDKFAVGETRFREKNAKEMSEYDDIVFQVFSKSEREKARRSGKVAPDSKQVEEISLIKEVARDTNGNKFVSAEACGAVRQISGMATRGECRTAPLSCEHAGSRNSIIEAVDTHECWRKEMETEKEILEQLDGSGKKVDEEARELEDLEVKLNTIKETRVLDQHGDRLDAVQEVQEQEDNDKPGVARVDEETGEEEKASKAPEKCENEFEEFLEPKENEEFQSMGDRESDDEEGLDEGRECMENEKNLEDIFVEVQDEKLEEFFDLKENEDFESQGVTADNNEEGLDEAQECMENERKLEEIIGEEQNEKLLEEFLDVEENEEFQSQGVKANTNEGLDEAQACMGNERKYEDILGEEQNEKLLEEFMDLKEDEEFESEPQGVKANNNEVGLDEPLRCMENERKLEDIFEEEQNEIQLEEFLGLKENEEFDSQGVKVNNNEEGQDEAQGCMENEKKLKDVLDEEQNKKLLNDIHEEESGHGLRKSCEQNKFDEGLEASGLWGGYEEAFEAESIEKKQHDAHEGNDNERSSDKSRDLDISNKSFNDILVDEDEDTESIQRETEGNETMEVYKEAVEETMNLDATIDACNDGEECEEKQEDDSDLGGMDILVDENEDTESIQRETEGNETMEVYQEAVEETMNFDAPVNDCKSAVGESEEVHRDIKDDYDLSFEDNDRMSDVTESSGEIALDENVLEATEMAYEVGEKESCNSGGLVGDAAEHIEIENKTKDCSEALLFNHSPENIGLTDMSYGAKQTDQNEKESELNSSLRSGIKILACDSSVEDEKEVDEKLVFDPEEVKSTFDTAYVRRVRKQWFETGKKREPSQPPSVFEGEDKTTGMDEDIKTDPIIDEVTKSNLDTAHERRVRKQWFETGRKTETSQPPSIYRGEEKTIRIDEDIKTNPITDKNVDNLAKTHTVEEKETKEVERKEVKKEYLRKVDEANKREREREKDRMAVERAIREARERAFAEARERAERTAVEKATAEVRKRVMAEAREKAEKASAATKSSAEKASMEAKLRSERAAVERATAEARERALEKALSQKATSGVKEQAERCIAEKVSGAFRESGMRQSSSSSKLDESVGESAERCKARLERNQRSMERAAKALAEKNRRDLLAQKEQAERNRFAETLDAEVKRWSSGKEGNLRALLSTLQYVLGPNSGWQSVSLTEIVTTSAVKKAYRRATLHVHPDKLQQRGATIQQKYICEKVFDLLKAAWNKFNSEER